One genomic segment of Erythrolamprus reginae isolate rEryReg1 chromosome 2, rEryReg1.hap1, whole genome shotgun sequence includes these proteins:
- the PECAM1 gene encoding platelet endothelial cell adhesion molecule has product MYCLLLLILLFCSEAKNQDNVFTINKVSLQAFPQNEVRNGEQLILNCSVDISKNEHFQLNYTFSFFKDGNLLFTNTSDQVSAQYTISQARFSSSGEYECSLSVEEKKKSSDPLNIKVEGIMKPMLSAQRTSVMEGENVHLRCEVPGEKPPLYFMFYKTAQSGNGVVNERKRTSQHENFVEVEFPIEAGDSILNFECAVQVSSVTGTQTSERSNRTMVTVTEPFSVPKITIDPPQNITEGDKICITCSTVLLRQDQTEIILQKNKTILNSTKGRETLTYCKVVKMEDNGNYICKVEHGSVSKTAKEELVVAELFSKPMLVVNKTHWDENSLVQIQCQVNGLMPISHSLIKDNKILVQSSMYEAKLQVPDSGIYICRAEMNNITKESEPVFLRIYAPVTPPFLSQPFSQVAILDKFFDLQCFSSFGTLPITYSLYRGLIRTMQIVTKEHVPATFTIKASSIHESGLYWCQAMNGHSSVQKSKMLSVIIIAPVVNITLGREPRENIEDGNELTFFCSVESGSFPIDFHFFKENDGKSLYQVTEKEKRTVFWNKISFTSQDEGNYFCRADNQAQSFVESQKILVKVVMASWKKGLIVTTILLIFLAAIITIIWLNCRLKTKAKNISTELAVSKRTTNSVDGKLTTGHNNEGEFYYDSGYNEDGEKNHISAKEDNRGSDLEAPEVEYTEVQVSVPDPYRAPVTNNETVYTEIRKTINDAEENRHSRIEPSPDGT; this is encoded by the exons TGTTCACTATCAATAAAGTTTCACTCCAGGCTTTTCCACAAAACGAAGTGCGCAATGGAGAACAACTCATCCTCAACTGTTCTGTAGACATCAGCAAGAATGAACATTTCCAACTGAATTACACGTTTTCATTTTTCAAGGATGGTAACCTTTTGTTCACTAACACATCTGACCAAGTTAGTGCCCAGTATACAATCTCACAGGCTAGATTTTCTTCTTCAGGAGAATATGAGTGTTCATTAAGtgtagaggagaaaaaaaaatccagtgatCCTTTGAACATTAAAGTTGAAG GTATAATGAAGCCAATGTTGAGTGCCCAGAGAACATCAGTGATGGAAGGTGAAAATGTACATTTACGGTGTGAAGTGCCAGGAGAAAAGCCACCtctttatttcatgttttataaaACTGCACAGTCTGGAAATGGAGTTGTAAACGAAAGGAAGCGAACGTCGCAACATGAAAATTTTGTTGAGGTAGAATTCCCCATTGAAGCCGGGGACAGTATCTTAAATTTTGAATGTGCTGTCCAGGTGAGTTCAGTGACAGGAACTCAAACCTCGGAGCGCAGTAACCGAACAATGGTCACCGTTACTG AACCATTTTCTGTTCCTAAAATAACGATCGACCCGCCACAGAATATTACCGAAGGGGATAAGATCTGCATAACATGTTCAACTGTCCTACTTCGCCAGGATCAAACTGAAATTATCttgcagaaaaataaaacaattctgaATAGCACGAAGGGCAGAGAGACCCTAACATATTGCAAGGTAGTCAAGATGGAAGACAATGGCAATTATATTTGCAAAGTGGAGCATGGGAGTGTATCTAAAACAGCCAAAGAAGAACTCGTGGTGGCTG AACTGTTTTCCAAGCCAATGTTAGTGGTGAATAAAACCCACTGGGATGAAAACAGCCTGGTACAAATTCAGTGTCAAGTCAATGGTTTGATGCCGATCAGTCACTCGCTCATAAAGGACAACAAAATATTGGTACAATCCAGCATGTACGAGGCTAAACTCCAGGTACCTGACAGTGGAATCTACATTTGTAGAGCAGAGATGAACAACATTACCAAGGAAAGTGAACCAGTGTTTCTCCGCATTTATG CTCCAGTTACTCCACCTTTCCTATCTCAACCATTTTCCCAAGTAGCTATACTGGATAAGTTCTTTGACTTACAATGCTTCTCAAGTTTTGGGACTCTGCCTATCACATACTCCCTTTACAGAGGGCTTATTCGTACCATGCAGATTGTGACTAAAGAACACGTACCAGCAACATTTACGATCAAAGCCTCTAGCATCCACGAGTCTGGACTATACTGGTGCCAGGCTATGAACGGCCACTCTTCTGTTCAAAAGAGCAAAATGCTAAGTGTCATCATAATAG CTCCAGTTGTTAACATAACTTTGGGAAGAGAACCACGGGAGAACATAGAAGATGGCAATGAACTCACATTTTTCTGCTCGGTTGAATCAGGAtccttccctattgactttcacttttttaaagaaaatgatggGAAATCCTTATATCAGGTCACAGAAAAGGAAAAGCGAACAGTTTTTTGGAACAAGATAAGCTTCACAAGCCAGGATGAAGGGAATTACTTCTGCAGAGCTGACAACCAAGCGCAATCTTTTGTGGAAAGCCAGAAGATCCTAGTCAAGG ttgTCATGGCTTCATGGAAGAAAGGACTTATTGTAACCACAATCCTCCTGATTTTTCTTGCTGCTATAATTACCATCATTTGGTTGAATTGTCGTTTGAAAACAAAGG CAAAAAACATTTCTACGGAGTTGGCTGT GTCCAAAAGAACAACCAATTCAGTGGATGGGAAACTGACAACAGGACATAATAATGAGGGAGAATTCTATTATG ATTCAGGGTATAACGAAGATGGCGAAAAAAATCACATCAGTGCAAAAGAGGATAATAGAG GATCTGACCTTGAGGCTCCTGAAGTGGAATATACAGAAGTACAAGTATCGGTGCCTGACCCTTACCGAG CTCCTGTAACGAATAATGAGACAGTTTATACTGAAATAAGAAAAACTATTAATG